The Quercus robur chromosome 7, dhQueRobu3.1, whole genome shotgun sequence genome has a segment encoding these proteins:
- the LOC126690849 gene encoding aldose reductase isoform X1, with product MAQATVTPQDQQAEYFSLLSGHTIPAVGFGTWKSGSKAGESVFTAIVEAGYRHIDTAAAYGVQKEVGQGLKAAMSAGVERKELFVTSKLWHRLVKNRVHEEYDNQKLIFVLCDGEFRCSDLSPDMVRPALKNTLQELQLDYLDLYLIHWPFHLKDGASKPPKPGDILDFDMEGVWREMEKLVKENLVKDIGVCNFSLKKLNKLLGIAQTNTMPSVCQMEMHPGWRNDKMLGACKKNGIHVTAYTPLGSSEGGRDLIHDQTVETIARKLNKSPGQVLVRWAIQRGTSAIPRSSNPERIKENIKVFGWKIPEQDFQALCSISDQRRVLDGEDLFVNKESGPFRSADDIWDHEDQ from the exons ATGGCACAGGCAACAGTTACACCGCAAGATCAACAGGCAGAATATTTTTCCTTGTTGAGTGGTCACACCATACCAGCGGTTGGGTTTGGCACTTGGAAATCTGGTTCAAAAGCTGGCGAATCTGTGTTCACTGCCATTGTTGAG GCTGGTTATAGGCACATAGACACGGCTGCGGCGTATGGAGTTCAAAAAGAG GTTGGGCAGGGACTCAAGGCTGCCATGTCGGCAGGAGTTGAGAGGAAGGAACTCTTTGTTACTTCTAAGCTATG GCACAGGTTAGTTAAAAATCGAGTCCACGAGGAGTATGATAACCAAAAGCTCATTTTTGTGTTATGTGATGGTGAATTCAGGTGCTCTGATTTGTCCCCAGATATGGTTCGTCCAGCACTGAAAAATACCCTTCAAGAGCTCCAACTTGATTACCTAGACCTTTACTTG ATTCACTGGCCTTTCCACCTTAAAGATGGTGCCAGCAAACCCCCCAAGCCTGGTGATATATTGGACTTCGACATGGAAGGGGTTTGGAGAGAAATGGAGAAGCTTGTCAAGGAAAATCTCGTTAAAGACATTGGGGTTTGCAATTTTAGTCTTAAGAAGCTCAATAAGCTACTGGGCATTGCCCAAACTAATACTATGCCCTCTGTGTGTCAG ATGGAAATGCATCCTGGGTGGAGAAATGATAAAATGCTAGGGGCTTGCAAGAAGAATGGCATTCATGTCACT GCTTACACACCACTGGGCTCATCAGAAGGAGGTAGAGATCTGATCCATGATCAGACTGTAGAAACGATAGCAAGGAAGCTTAACAAGAGCCCGGGTCAGGTGCTAGTGAGATGGGCCATCCAGAGAGGAACAAGTGCGATTCCCAGATCAAGCAATCCAGAGAGGATCAAAGAGAACATCAAGGTCTTTGGGTGGAAAATCCCAGAGCAAGACTTCCAAGCCCTTTGCAGTATCTCAGATCAA AGACGAGTCCTGGATGGTGAAGATTTGTTTGTGAACAAGGAATCAGGGCCATTCAGAAGCGCAGATGATATATGGGATCATGAGGATCAGTGA
- the LOC126690849 gene encoding aldose reductase isoform X2 — MAQATVTPQDQQAEYFSLLSGHTIPAVGFGTWKSGSKAGESVFTAIVEAGYRHIDTAAAYGVQKEVGQGLKAAMSAGVERKELFVTSKLWCSDLSPDMVRPALKNTLQELQLDYLDLYLIHWPFHLKDGASKPPKPGDILDFDMEGVWREMEKLVKENLVKDIGVCNFSLKKLNKLLGIAQTNTMPSVCQMEMHPGWRNDKMLGACKKNGIHVTAYTPLGSSEGGRDLIHDQTVETIARKLNKSPGQVLVRWAIQRGTSAIPRSSNPERIKENIKVFGWKIPEQDFQALCSISDQRRVLDGEDLFVNKESGPFRSADDIWDHEDQ, encoded by the exons ATGGCACAGGCAACAGTTACACCGCAAGATCAACAGGCAGAATATTTTTCCTTGTTGAGTGGTCACACCATACCAGCGGTTGGGTTTGGCACTTGGAAATCTGGTTCAAAAGCTGGCGAATCTGTGTTCACTGCCATTGTTGAG GCTGGTTATAGGCACATAGACACGGCTGCGGCGTATGGAGTTCAAAAAGAG GTTGGGCAGGGACTCAAGGCTGCCATGTCGGCAGGAGTTGAGAGGAAGGAACTCTTTGTTACTTCTAAGCTATG GTGCTCTGATTTGTCCCCAGATATGGTTCGTCCAGCACTGAAAAATACCCTTCAAGAGCTCCAACTTGATTACCTAGACCTTTACTTG ATTCACTGGCCTTTCCACCTTAAAGATGGTGCCAGCAAACCCCCCAAGCCTGGTGATATATTGGACTTCGACATGGAAGGGGTTTGGAGAGAAATGGAGAAGCTTGTCAAGGAAAATCTCGTTAAAGACATTGGGGTTTGCAATTTTAGTCTTAAGAAGCTCAATAAGCTACTGGGCATTGCCCAAACTAATACTATGCCCTCTGTGTGTCAG ATGGAAATGCATCCTGGGTGGAGAAATGATAAAATGCTAGGGGCTTGCAAGAAGAATGGCATTCATGTCACT GCTTACACACCACTGGGCTCATCAGAAGGAGGTAGAGATCTGATCCATGATCAGACTGTAGAAACGATAGCAAGGAAGCTTAACAAGAGCCCGGGTCAGGTGCTAGTGAGATGGGCCATCCAGAGAGGAACAAGTGCGATTCCCAGATCAAGCAATCCAGAGAGGATCAAAGAGAACATCAAGGTCTTTGGGTGGAAAATCCCAGAGCAAGACTTCCAAGCCCTTTGCAGTATCTCAGATCAA AGACGAGTCCTGGATGGTGAAGATTTGTTTGTGAACAAGGAATCAGGGCCATTCAGAAGCGCAGATGATATATGGGATCATGAGGATCAGTGA
- the LOC126692482 gene encoding probable protein phosphatase 2C 65, with protein MGACCTKDVNYGRAKEDDRDENENQFDEGETQYGDGGARIRLEGHSSFISMYTQQGRKGTNQDAMTVWEDFTGDKERLFCGVFDGHGPLGHRVARTVRDNLPSKLTAAVEDSQHNRCKDFGADDEEDHDHNDHSDSSLDSNDSIDNENSQNLSFSSWESSFVKAFNETDEELGLDSSIDSYCSGTTAVTIVKQDDHLIIANLGDSRAVLGTRGDNDQLVPIQLTADHKPCVPSEAERIKSCEGRIFAADEEPDVYRVWMPECDCPGLAMSRAFGDFCIKDCGLISTPEVCYRKITSNDEFLVLATDGVWDALSNNEVIRIVGSAKRRSTAAKLLVAHAINGWKYKYPTSKVDDCAAICLFFKSQTTKPMSKNTKSNVNNPKFLDYRSIKCCGKSPESVIVNDNRITVIDRIGSKKECGALDGGVSRVNTILKISRSLSFMSRRKSSKRFDEVEAH; from the exons ATGGGGGCTTGTTGTACTAAGGATGTCAATTATGGAAGGGCCAAGGAGGATGATAGGGATGAGAATGAAAACCAGTTTGATGAGGGTGAAACACAATATGGGGATGGTGGGGCTCGTATAAGGTTGGAAGGACATTCTAGCTTCATATCAATGTACACCCAGCAAGGAAGAAAAGGCACCAATCAAGATGCCATGACGGTTTGGGAG GATTTTACTGGTGATAAAGAAAGGCTATTCTGCGGTGTGTTCGATGGTCATGGTCCCTTGGGTCACAGAGTTGCACGAACGGTACGTGATAATTTACCCTCAAAGCTTACTGCAGCAGTAGAAGACTCACAACATAATAGATGCAAAGACTTTGGTGCTGATGATGAAGAGGACCATGATCATAATGATCACAGTGACAGCAGTCTGGATAGCAATGATAGTATTGACAATGAAAATAGTCaaaatctctcattttcttcaTGGGAATCAAGTTTTGTCAAAGCTTTCAATGAAACAGATGAAGAACTTGGTCTAGATTCCTCCATTGATAGCTATTGCAGTGGCACTACAGCTGTAACTATAGTTAAACAG GATGACCACCTAATAATTGCCAACTTGGGGGATTCTCGAGCAGTTCTTGGCACTAGAGGAGATAATGATCAACTTGTTCCTATTCAACTCACAGCTGACCATAAACCGTGTGTTCCTT CTGAAGCAGAAAGAATCAAGAGTTGTGAAGGTAGAATTTTCGCGGCAGATGAGGAACCTGATGTTTATAGAGTATGGATGCCTGAATGTGATTGCCCTGGTCTGGCTATGTCAAGAGCTTTTGGAGATTTCTGCATCAAAGATTGTGGCCTCATCTCAACTCCAGAAGTTTGTTATAGGAAAATCACAAGCAATGATGAATTTTTAGTTCTAGCAACAGATGGG GTATGGGATGCATTGTCTAATAACGAAGTTATAAGAATAGTTGGTTCAGCAAAGAGGCGATCCACGGCAGCCAAATTGTTAGTAGCTCATGCGATTAATGGCTGGAAATATAAATATCCTACTTCCAAGGTTGATGACTGTGCAGCCATATGCTTGTTCTTCAAAAGCCAGACAACCAAGCCCATGTCTAAAAATACTAAGAGTAATGTAAACAACCCAAAGTTTCTTGACTATAGGTCCATTAAATGTTGTGGGAAAAGCCCAGAATCTGTGATTGTGAATGACAACAGGATTACAGTGATAGACAGAATAGGGTCAAAGAAAGAGTGTGGTGCTCTTGATGGAGGAGTAAGTAGAGTAAATACGATATTGAAGATTTCTAGGTCTCTCAGCTTTATGAGTCGGAGGAAATCATCAAAGCGTTTTGATGAGGTTGAAGCTCATTAA
- the LOC126692483 gene encoding uncharacterized protein LOC126692483 produces MDSTSSKPSFLRNILVRLLLFGLFIIAVRFTYVVTVTGESCTVGDFCFFSLPESFNFVITTSTSPEASSAISVKPSNGGVHDLYTSKDWIKAVHFYSSIFQDLIAHGYLSPDSKSLTVETRTGQEVYALRQIGVEDSIGIFKKASGPLVIKAPQNRIPFDNNTFDFVFIGEGKLDNASRPLDLSSEIVRTVKPGGYVVAHIVPTKDTYSFNSFLELFNSCKLIKSHQIEGLDSKSSMPFIHEVVLRKEVENVVKFKKTRGNSVNKCFVPGHKLELVKKAEPLISTEPMKPWITLKRNIQNIKYLTSMADIRFKNRYVYVDVGARSYGSSIGSWFKKQYPKQNKTFDVYAIEADKAFHEEYRLKKKKVTLLPYAAWVRNESLMFEINRDPGKEVEEDDKAKRGMGRIQPAKNSGGGGGGSKREVNEIQGFDFAEWLKSTVTERDFVVMKMDVEGTEFDLIPRLFETGAICLIDEIFLECHYNRWQRCCPGERSAKYEKSYGQCLDLFRSLRESGVLVHQWW; encoded by the coding sequence ATGGACTCGACCTCATCCAAGCCGAGCTTCCTGAGAAACATTCTTGTACGCTTACTCTTATTCGGACTTTTCATCATAGCCGTCCGATTCACCTACGTCGTAACCGTCACAGGCGAATCATGCACTGTTGGTGACTTCTGTTTCTTCTCGTTACCTGAATCTTTCAATTTCGTCATCACAACGAGTACGAGTCCAGAAGCTTCCTCGGCTATTTCAGTCAAACCATCCAACGGTGGTGTTCACGACCTCTACACCAGCAAAGATTGGATCAAGGCCGTCCATTTCTACTCCTCGATTTTCCAAGATCTTATCGCCCACGGTTACCTCTCACCGGACTCGAAGTCGTTAACCGTAGAGACCCGAACCGGACAGGAAGTCTACGCTTTGAGACAAATCGGAGTCGAGGACTCGATcggtatttttaaaaaagcctCGGGTCCTTTGGTAATTAAAGCGCCACAGAACCGAATCCCGTTCGACAACAACACGTTTGACTTCGTTTTCATCGGCGAGGGAAAACTCGACAACGCGTCTCGGCCGTTGGATCTGTCTTCCGAGATCGTACGGACAGTGAAGCCCGGAGGCTACGTGGTGGCCCACATAGTCCCCACAAAAGATACGTATAGTTTCAATTCTTTCCTTGAGCTTTTCAATTCTTGCAAATTGATCAAATCTCATCAAATCGAAGGTTTGGATTCAAAGTCTTCGATGCCTTTTATACACGAAGTCGTTTTGAGAAAAGAGGTTGAGAATGTTGTTAAATTTAAGAAAACTAGGGGCAATTCGGTAAATAAGTGTTTTGTTCCTGGGCATAAACTGGAATTGGTTAAGAAAGCAGAGCCGTTGATTTCGACGGAGCCGATGAAACCATGGATTACGTTGAAGAGGAACATACAGAACATAAAGTATTTAACATCAATGGCTGATATTAGGTTTAAGAATAGGTATGTGTATGTTGATGTTGGGGCTAGGAGTTATGGTTCTAGTATAGGAAGTTGGTTTAAGAAGCAATAccctaaacaaaacaagacATTTGATGTGTATGCAATTGAAGCCGATAAGGCGTTTCACGAAGAGTATaggttgaagaagaaaaaggttaCATTGTTGCCATATGCGGCGTGGGTGAGGAATGAGAGTTTGATGTTTGAAATTAATCGAGACCCGGGTAAGGAAGTCGAGGAGGATGATAAGGCGAAACGGGGAATGGGGAGAATTCAACCCGCGAAGAATtcaggtggtggtggtggtggtagtaaGAGGGAGGTGAATGAGATTCAGGGGTTTGATTTTGCAGAGTGGTTGAAGAGCACAGTGACGGAGAGGGATTTTGTGGTGATGAAAATGGATGTGGAAGGGACGGAATTCGATTTGATTCCAAGGTTGTTTGAGACCGGGGCGATATGTTTGATTGATGAGATATTTCTCGAGTGTCATTACAATAGGTGGCAAAGGTGTTGCCCCGGTGAGAGGAGTGCAAAGTATGAGAAAAGTTATGGACAATGCTTGGACTTGTTTAGGTCTCTCAGGGAAAGTGGGGTTCTTGTTCATCAATGGTGGTAA
- the LOC126692481 gene encoding patellin-6, producing MEASSSPISIQTTPLQDHPEASPKPYKKSFVTTLMEAAALRSHSFKEDTYFISNLKSSEKKALQELKDKLVASEASDSSMWGVPLLGGEDKADVILLKFLRARDFRVSDSLNMLLKCLAWRKEFGADNVVEEELGFKELEGVVAYMHGYDREGHPVCYNAYGVFKDKEMYERIFGDDEKLQKFLRWRVQVLERGINLLHFKPGGVNSIIQVTDLKDMPKRELRVASNHILSLFQDNYPEMVARKIFINVPWYFSVLYSMFSPFLTQRTKSKFVISKEGNVAETLYKFIRPEDVPIQYGGLSRLSDLQNGPPKPASEFTVKGGEKVNIQIEGIEAGATITWDIVVGGWDLEYSAEFVPSAQGSYTIAVEKPRKVAAPEEAIHNSFTPHEPGKMVLSVDNTTSRRKKVAAYRYIVRKSTALVPTTFNYAN from the exons ATGGAAGCTTCCTCATCTCCAATCTCCATCCAAACCACACCACTTCAAGACCACCCAGAGGCTTCACCAAAGCCCTACAAAAAAAGCTTTGTCACAACTCTAATGGAAGCCGCAGCACTTCGTTCTCATTCCTTCAAAGAAGACACATACTTCATCTCCAACCTCAAGTCCTCAGAGAAAAAAGCTCTCCAAGAGCTCAAAGACAAGCTTGTAGCTTCTGAAGCCTCCGATTCATCCATGTGGGGTGTTCCTCTATTGGGTGGTGAGGACAAAGCCGATGTGATACTGTTAAAGTTTCTAAGAGCTAGAGATTTCAGGGTCTCTGACTCACTCAACATGTTGCTCAAGTGCTTAGCTTGGAGGAAAGAGTTTGGAGCAGATAATGTGGTTGAAGAGGAACTTGGGTTTAAGGAACTTGAGGGCGTGGTGGCTTATATGCATGGTTATGATAGAGAGGGACACCCTGTGTGTTATAATGCTTATGGGGTTTTTAAAGACAAGGAAATGTATGAGAGGATCTTTGGTGATGATGAGAAGCTTCAGAAATTTTTGAGGTGGAGGGTTCAAGTGCTTGAGAGAGGGATTAATCTTCTGCATTTTAAGCCTGGTGGGGTTAACTCTATTATTCAGGTAACCGATCTCAAAGACATGCCCAAAAGAGAGCTCAGAGTCGCTTCTAATCACATTCTCTCTTTGTTCCAAGATAACTATCCTGAAATGGTGGCTCGTAAG ATTTTTATCAATGTTCCATGGTACTTCAGCGTGTTGTATTCGATGTTCAGTCCGTTTCTAACTCAGCGAACTAAGAGCAAGTTCGTGATCTCTAAGGAAGGAAATGTTGCTGAGACACTCTATAA GTTTATTAGGCCTGAGGACGTTCCTATTCAGTATGGTGGACTGAGTCGACTCAGTGATTTGCAGAATGGTCCTCCAAAACCAGCCTCCGAGTTCACTGTCAAAGGCGGAGAGAAAGTTAATATACAGATAGAGGGGATTGAG GCTGGTGCAACTATTACTTGGGACATAGTGGTTGGAGGCTGGGACTTAGAATACAGTGCTGAGTTTGTGCCCAGTGCACAAGGTAGCTACACCATCGCTGTGGAGAAGCCTAGAAAGGTTGCTGCTCCTGAAGAAGCAATTCACAACTCATTCACACCACATGAACCCGGCAAAATGGTGCTCTCTGTGGATAACACAACCTCCAGGAGGAAAAAGGTCGCCGCTTATCGTTACATCGTGCGCAAATCCACCGCATTAGTACCCACTACCTTCAATTAtgctaattaa